The proteins below come from a single Azospirillum sp. B510 genomic window:
- a CDS encoding IS1380-like element ISAzs3 family transposase, whose protein sequence is MVDHTLPLPGLSPVAGKPVIGRFDGGRLSSDGGLLVLREVAKRLRIADRLAACIEDPRDPTRTVHSLADIIGFRLLAIAAGYEDGNDAGSLRSDPLFKMALERLPSERDLCSQATISRLENLPDTRALLRMGRAMVDLYCASFRQVPKRIVLDVDDTFDTVHGGQQLRLFNAHYDEYGFQPIVVFDGNGRFVTAVLRPAKRPKGTEIRTFLRRLLRAIRANWPKTEILLRADGHYACPEVLDWCEAEGLDYVLGLPTSSTLRRHVTTLEASTAARFQAMPGADKVRRFKEFYDGASTWSRVRRIVARVEAGDQGTDSRFIVTNLRHGTGRWLYAGLYCARGQAENHIKAWKSHLAADRTSCTKATANQFRLFLHAGAYWLLWSLRSLMPKRSRWRTVQFDTLRLRLVKTAARIVEMKTQIKVHLPTSAPDQAIIHLALGRMPRLIC, encoded by the coding sequence ATGGTTGATCATACCCTGCCGCTGCCCGGCCTGTCACCCGTTGCTGGAAAGCCGGTGATCGGGCGCTTTGATGGCGGCCGCCTGTCCTCCGATGGCGGGCTGCTGGTGCTGCGGGAGGTGGCGAAGCGGCTGCGGATTGCCGATCGGCTGGCCGCCTGTATTGAGGACCCGCGCGATCCAACGCGCACCGTGCATTCGCTGGCCGACATCATCGGCTTTCGCCTGCTGGCCATCGCGGCGGGCTACGAGGACGGCAACGACGCCGGCAGCCTACGCTCCGACCCGCTGTTCAAGATGGCCCTGGAACGCCTGCCGTCCGAGCGTGACCTTTGCTCGCAAGCCACCATCTCGCGCCTGGAGAACCTGCCGGATACCCGCGCACTGCTGCGCATGGGCCGAGCCATGGTCGATCTCTACTGCGCGTCCTTTCGCCAGGTGCCCAAGCGCATCGTGCTGGATGTAGACGACACCTTCGACACGGTGCATGGCGGTCAGCAGTTGCGCCTGTTCAACGCCCATTATGACGAGTACGGCTTCCAGCCCATCGTTGTCTTCGACGGCAACGGCCGCTTTGTCACCGCTGTGCTGCGCCCAGCCAAGCGGCCCAAGGGGACGGAGATCCGGACCTTCCTGCGTCGCCTGCTCCGCGCCATTCGGGCAAACTGGCCCAAGACCGAGATCCTGCTGCGCGCCGACGGCCATTACGCCTGCCCGGAGGTGCTGGACTGGTGCGAGGCGGAGGGGCTCGACTACGTGCTCGGTCTGCCGACCAGCAGCACACTGCGCCGTCACGTCACCACGCTGGAGGCCAGCACCGCGGCGCGCTTCCAGGCCATGCCCGGAGCCGACAAGGTGCGCCGCTTCAAGGAATTCTATGACGGGGCCAGCACCTGGAGCCGGGTCCGCCGCATCGTCGCGCGCGTCGAGGCAGGAGACCAGGGCACCGACAGCCGCTTCATCGTCACCAACCTACGCCACGGCACGGGTCGCTGGCTGTATGCCGGCCTGTATTGCGCGAGGGGACAGGCGGAAAATCATATAAAAGCCTGGAAATCCCACCTTGCCGCAGACCGGACCTCCTGCACCAAGGCGACGGCCAACCAGTTCCGCCTGTTCCTGCACGCCGGGGCGTACTGGCTGCTGTGGAGCCTGCGCTCGCTGATGCCGAAACGCTCCCGCTGGCGCACGGTGCAATTCGACACCTTGCGGCTGCGCTTGGTGAAGACCGCCGCGCGTATCGTGGAGATGAAGACGCAGATCAAGGTGCACCTGCCGACCAGCGCGCCTGATCAGGCGATCATCCACCTCGCCCTCGGCCGCATGCCCCGGCTCATCTGCTGA
- a CDS encoding HlyD family type I secretion periplasmic adaptor subunit produces the protein MTGETHLPSSRTVWTATIDAVPAEPSLRGTALAGTLAVLVGFGGFLLWGFTASLDSAALAAGTVMVESHRKTVSHLEGGILRDLLVKDGDLVQAGQVLLRMDSTQSQAVVAQLQGQYWTALARLGRLRAEQSEAPKPLFADELVKAARDNPVAAEALAVEERLFRSRTDSYEAQLGIQRRQISQLRDEIAALDSQRVATSDRLRYTQDELRVVRDLLAKGYERKPRLLELQRNVADSEGRLGELMANKSKAEQAIAAAELTMINIGNTRRSEVATDLQTAQASVADLSERLRGADDVLLRQAVTAPQAGRVTGLKFFTPGGVIPAGAGILDIVPQDDAMIVEARVSPHDVQNVEVGSKAMVKFTGYRQRAVPPVAGQVVSLSADQLEDDRTGTFYFAARISMDAAELKALPSVELHPGMPAEVMIHGHARRAIDYFLTPLTDGLQRAFREK, from the coding sequence ATGACCGGTGAAACCCACCTTCCGTCGTCACGAACGGTCTGGACCGCCACCATCGACGCGGTGCCGGCCGAGCCGTCGCTGCGCGGCACCGCCCTGGCGGGGACGCTGGCGGTTCTGGTCGGCTTCGGCGGCTTCCTGCTGTGGGGCTTCACCGCCAGTCTGGACAGCGCGGCGCTCGCCGCCGGCACGGTGATGGTGGAGAGCCACCGCAAGACCGTCTCGCACCTGGAGGGCGGCATCCTGCGCGACCTGCTGGTCAAGGACGGCGATCTTGTCCAGGCCGGGCAGGTGCTGTTGCGGATGGATTCCACGCAGAGCCAGGCGGTGGTGGCGCAGTTGCAGGGGCAATATTGGACGGCGCTCGCCCGGTTGGGCCGGCTGCGCGCCGAGCAATCGGAGGCGCCGAAACCGCTGTTCGCCGATGAGCTGGTGAAGGCCGCGCGGGACAATCCGGTGGCGGCCGAGGCTCTGGCGGTGGAGGAGCGGCTGTTCCGGTCCCGCACCGACAGTTACGAGGCGCAGCTCGGCATCCAGCGCCGCCAGATCTCCCAGCTGCGGGACGAGATCGCGGCGCTCGACTCCCAGCGCGTCGCCACGTCGGACCGGCTGCGCTACACCCAGGACGAATTGCGGGTGGTGCGGGACCTGTTGGCCAAGGGGTATGAGCGCAAGCCGCGCCTGCTGGAGCTTCAGCGCAACGTCGCCGATTCGGAAGGCCGGCTGGGCGAGCTGATGGCCAACAAATCCAAGGCGGAACAGGCCATCGCCGCCGCCGAATTGACCATGATCAACATCGGCAACACCCGCCGGTCGGAGGTGGCGACCGACCTGCAGACCGCCCAGGCCAGCGTCGCCGACCTGTCGGAACGGCTGCGCGGCGCCGATGATGTCCTGCTGCGCCAGGCGGTCACCGCCCCCCAGGCCGGGCGGGTGACCGGCCTGAAATTCTTCACGCCGGGCGGCGTGATCCCGGCCGGCGCCGGCATCCTCGACATCGTGCCGCAGGACGACGCGATGATCGTCGAGGCGCGGGTCTCGCCCCATGATGTCCAAAATGTCGAGGTCGGCAGCAAGGCGATGGTGAAGTTCACCGGCTACCGCCAGCGCGCCGTGCCGCCGGTGGCCGGGCAGGTGGTGTCGCTGTCGGCCGACCAGTTGGAGGATGACCGCACCGGCACCTTCTACTTCGCCGCCCGGATCAGCATGGATGCGGCGGAGCTGAAGGCGCTGCCGTCCGTCGAGCTGCATCCCGGCATGCCGGCCGAGGTGATGATCCACGGCCATGCCCGCCGGGCCATCGACTATTTCCTGACGCCGCTGACCGATGGCCTGCAAAGAGCTTTCCGCGAGAAGTGA
- a CDS encoding type I secretion system permease/ATPase produces MSSVDRPLLTQAYRKIGQGLLLAGILSLFVNVLMLVLPLFTMQVYDRVMSSRSLETLTMLAIIAVGALALYGVLDFIRARAFLVTSAVIAHRFNVPALEASIVDALSGGPRNAAQTMRDLNDLRGFMTSSAVTAPLELAWAPIFLAILFLLHPVYGVLAIVSALVLLAMGVLTDMLTRHPMAQANEASARVFADIASTVRHAEAIEAMGMLPALARRWQSAQSGSAGMIDRGATLSRGLSAASRSLRMMLQVGVIAAGATLVIDNLVTPGSMMAAGLITGRLLHPFEQLVDGWRQWVKALEAHRRIRDLLNNGASARSTMPLPQPQGVLSVDRVTHVPAGLNRPILRNVTFAVRAGEVLGVIGPSGAGKSTLARLLVGVWQPTAGGIYLDGTSTYLWERESFGRYVGYVPQAVALLDGTIGENIARMAKADPAEIVRAARLAGVHEMIGRLPFGYDTPVGDSAFSLSGGQRQRIALARALFGRPRLLVLDEPNSNLDHEGEQALLGAVRKVKAEGTTVVMIAHRPSIVAIADTLLVMKDGAVEHFGARSDVLKLVQPGGVPAGVTRLVRSGEQR; encoded by the coding sequence ATGAGTTCCGTGGATCGGCCCCTGCTGACCCAAGCCTACCGGAAGATCGGACAGGGCCTGCTGCTGGCGGGTATTCTCAGCCTGTTCGTGAATGTGCTGATGCTGGTGCTGCCGCTCTTCACCATGCAGGTCTATGACCGGGTGATGAGCAGCCGCAGCCTGGAAACGCTGACGATGCTGGCGATCATCGCGGTGGGGGCGCTGGCGCTCTATGGCGTGCTGGACTTCATCCGCGCCCGCGCCTTCCTGGTCACCAGCGCGGTGATCGCCCACCGCTTCAACGTCCCGGCGCTGGAGGCGTCGATCGTCGACGCGCTGTCGGGCGGTCCGCGCAACGCCGCCCAGACCATGCGCGACCTGAACGACCTGCGCGGCTTCATGACCAGCAGTGCCGTGACCGCGCCGCTGGAACTGGCCTGGGCGCCGATCTTCCTGGCGATCCTGTTCCTGCTGCATCCGGTCTATGGCGTGCTCGCCATCGTGTCCGCCCTGGTCCTGCTGGCGATGGGCGTGCTGACCGACATGCTGACCCGCCACCCGATGGCCCAGGCGAACGAGGCCTCGGCCCGCGTGTTCGCCGACATCGCCAGCACCGTGCGCCATGCCGAAGCCATCGAGGCGATGGGCATGCTGCCGGCGCTGGCCCGGCGCTGGCAGTCGGCGCAGAGCGGATCGGCCGGGATGATCGACCGCGGCGCCACCCTGTCGCGCGGCCTGTCGGCGGCTTCGCGGTCGCTGCGGATGATGTTGCAGGTCGGCGTCATCGCGGCGGGCGCCACGCTGGTGATCGACAATCTGGTGACGCCCGGCAGCATGATGGCAGCCGGCCTGATCACCGGCCGGCTGCTGCACCCGTTCGAGCAGCTTGTGGACGGCTGGCGCCAGTGGGTCAAGGCGCTGGAGGCGCATCGCCGCATCCGCGACCTGCTGAACAACGGCGCCTCGGCCCGATCGACCATGCCGTTGCCGCAGCCGCAGGGGGTGCTGTCGGTGGACCGGGTCACCCATGTCCCGGCCGGGTTGAACCGCCCGATCCTTCGCAATGTCACCTTCGCGGTGCGGGCGGGGGAGGTGCTGGGCGTCATCGGCCCGTCGGGCGCCGGCAAATCGACGCTGGCCCGGCTGCTGGTCGGCGTCTGGCAGCCGACCGCCGGCGGCATCTATCTCGACGGCACCAGCACCTATCTGTGGGAGCGCGAGAGCTTCGGCCGCTATGTCGGTTACGTGCCGCAAGCGGTCGCCCTGCTGGACGGCACCATCGGCGAGAACATCGCCCGCATGGCCAAGGCCGACCCGGCGGAGATCGTGCGCGCCGCCCGGCTGGCCGGGGTGCATGAAATGATCGGCCGGCTTCCCTTCGGCTATGACACGCCGGTCGGCGACAGCGCCTTTTCGCTGTCCGGCGGCCAGCGGCAGCGCATCGCGCTCGCCCGCGCCCTGTTCGGCCGTCCTCGCCTGCTGGTGCTGGACGAGCCCAACTCCAACCTCGACCATGAGGGCGAACAGGCCTTGTTGGGGGCCGTGCGGAAGGTGAAGGCCGAGGGCACCACGGTGGTGATGATCGCCCACCGTCCCTCCATCGTCGCCATCGCCGACACGCTGCTCGTCATGAAGGACGGCGCCGTCGAACATTTCGGCGCCCGAAGCGACGTCCTGAAACTGGTTCAGCCCGGCGGCGTGCCCGCAGGCGTGACCCGCCTCGTCCGCAGCGGAGAACAGCGATGA